A genomic stretch from Bacteroidia bacterium includes:
- a CDS encoding glycosyltransferase: MSTGNKLVLFTNSYPYGNGEQFLETEINYLSEAFSKIYIYPLAFDSQIPRVIPQNAKVVKFELYNSHKRVKTLLRNFLFVNRIFVVQFFATKHKWIYIKKWKTLLFYLLDRLNDSELLKKELKKYDENSVLYSYWFNTWANCLSLLKVKDKLPFVVRIHGNDYDEIQQKSGFFPFREFFYKQNLNIVAVSNYGLNYLKTNFNTSTVLNRLGIPDHGTNKTESDKQPFVIVSCNFILPIKRVELIIDIISKLATPVKWIHFGNGELEYELEIKNYAKLKLQNTPFEFRGYTPNSEIIAFYKNNSVAFFISMSEVEGGNPVSIMEAISFGIPAIGCNAGGVSEIVTAQTGFLFDKDVDTKEVARILDNYFNFPEVEKNKLRNSSKEFWNQYFNAEINYKKFISTLKSPSKK; this comes from the coding sequence ATGTCAACAGGAAATAAATTAGTGCTTTTTACCAACAGTTATCCATACGGAAACGGAGAACAGTTTTTAGAAACAGAAATTAATTATTTAAGCGAAGCATTTTCGAAAATTTATATTTATCCATTGGCTTTTGATAGCCAAATTCCCCGAGTAATCCCTCAAAATGCAAAAGTTGTAAAGTTTGAGTTGTATAATTCACACAAAAGAGTAAAAACGCTTTTAAGAAATTTCTTATTCGTGAATAGAATTTTTGTGGTTCAATTTTTTGCAACGAAACACAAGTGGATTTATATAAAAAAATGGAAAACCTTATTGTTTTATTTGTTGGATAGATTAAATGATTCCGAATTATTGAAAAAGGAATTAAAAAAATACGATGAAAATTCGGTGCTTTATAGTTATTGGTTTAATACCTGGGCTAATTGCTTGTCGCTTCTAAAAGTGAAAGATAAACTTCCATTTGTTGTGCGAATTCATGGCAATGATTACGATGAAATTCAACAGAAATCAGGCTTTTTCCCTTTTAGGGAATTTTTCTATAAACAAAACTTGAATATCGTTGCGGTTTCTAACTACGGACTAAATTATTTGAAAACCAATTTCAATACCTCCACCGTATTAAACAGGTTAGGAATTCCTGATCATGGAACAAATAAAACGGAATCTGATAAGCAGCCGTTTGTTATTGTTTCTTGCAATTTTATTCTACCAATCAAACGAGTAGAATTAATTATAGATATAATATCAAAACTTGCAACTCCGGTTAAATGGATTCACTTCGGAAACGGAGAATTGGAGTACGAATTAGAAATTAAAAATTATGCAAAGCTGAAATTGCAAAATACACCTTTTGAATTTAGAGGATATACGCCCAATTCTGAAATAATAGCTTTTTATAAAAATAACTCGGTAGCCTTTTTTATATCTATGAGTGAAGTAGAAGGAGGTAATCCGGTATCAATAATGGAAGCGATTAGTTTTGGAATCCCAGCGATAGGTTGTAATGCCGGTGGTGTATCAGAAATAGTAACCGCACAAACCGGATTTTTATTTGATAAGGATGTAGATACGAAAGAGGTGGCGAGAATATTAGATAATTATTTTAATTTCCCTGAAGTAGAAAAAAATAAATTAAGAAATAGCTCAAAAGAATTTTGGAACCAATATTTTAATGCAGAGATAAATTACAAAAAATTTATTTCAACCCTAAAAAGCCCTTCAAAAAAATAA